TTGCCTTTGCTTTGTATCCTTTTTACTCTTTTGCGTTCCACTGCTTATTGTGTGTGACCTATAATGCATAACTTTTGGGTTGATTATGTAGCTGAAAGAAACTGACATGCTAGTTAGAACTTACGTGCATTAAGCTCTGTCATAGGTGGATGCTTATTTATTTGTTGTCTCTGAATAGGAGTTGCATGATATGAGTAACTCAGAACTGGAGTGTTTCATTCTTCACACTATCTGTTTGGAGAGTATATGATGAAAGGGATATTTTTTAAGAagtaaaaaactaaaaacatgAATTGTCTTGAATGTATAGTCTGATCTTAGTATGGAGCTTCCGGGTTTCCAGTTTTGACTATAGCGGGAAATGCTAacttcaacaacaacatactcagtATAGCACCACAAGTGGTGTATGGcgagggtagagtgtacgtaagcaaaccttacctttaccttgttaggtagagaggttgtttccaaaTGACCCTCGGCTTAAAGAAGCAAAGACACAACATATGAAGACGGAAGCAATAGCATGAAAGTAAGAAAGTAGAGGCGTATGAGACAACAAGTagtaatagaaaataataagaatatGGACGtggtaaaataatataaatgtcGAAAGTAATACCAATGTTACAAGCCGGAGAAACCAGGCGTAAAACTATCTAGTGGTAGCCTTCTACCTGAATTCTCGACCTCCATACCCTCCTATTATAAGTCGAAGGATTTCCATGTTTTTCGAGTTACCATGTTTTGCTAATTACCTCTCTCCAAGACTTCTTTGGTCTACCCCTATCTCTCTTCAGTCCCTCCACCATCAGCCTATCACACCTCCTCATTGGGCCATCCATGCATTTCCTCTTGATATGTCTAAACCATCTCAGTCTAGACTCTTGCATATTGTCCACCATGGAGGTCACTTCCACTTTGGCTCAAATATcttcatttttatgattttatcacatcttcCCTAGTAAGCCTACAGATTCATCTTAACATTCTATTTCCaaaacttttatcttttgggTATTGAAGTTCTTGACTAGCCAACACTCTTGCCTCGTTCGACAAAGCCGATCTTAATAATATTGAGTAGAACTTACCTTTAAGTCTTAGTGACACATTTAATCAGATAAGACATCAAAAGCTAGTCTCCATTTTAACCGTCCCGCACCAAAAGCTAGTCTCCATTTCAACCATCCCGCACCAATACAATGTGCGGCATCCTCGTCAATCTCTCTATTGCCTTGAATAATAGCCCCCAGGTACTTCAAAATCCCTTTTTCGGAGATGACTTGAAAATCCAACCTCACTTCCACGTCCGCTACACGAGGAAGATCAATGAACTTGCACTCCACGTACTTTGTCTTAGTCCTACTCAGTCTGCAGGGTTTGTCTCCATACACAAGCTTGTCGTTAACTCCGCTTTGCATCTCATCAATCAGTACATGTCATCAACAAATAACATGCACCAGGGACCTCTCAATGAATGCGACACGTCAGAGCATCCATTGCCAAAGCAAATAAAAATGGGCTAAGAGCCGACCCCTAATGCAATCCCATTACTACTAGAAAGTGACCAGAGTCTCCTCCCCTTATCCACACATGGATGTTAGCCCCATTATACATGTCCGTAATAGCCCTTATGTATAAGATTGAAACACCAGTCCCACTTCTTCATAGAACCTCTCTCAAACTGTCATATGCTTCTTCAAGATGAATGAACATCACATGAAAGTCCCTCTTCCTTTTCCTCTACTGCTCTACCAATCTCCGTACAAGGTAGATAACTTTTATAGTCAATCGCCTTGGCATGAAGAATTGGTTCTCGGAACTAGAAACCCTCCTCCTTACTCTTATCTCAACCCTTCTCTCCAAACTTGATACCCTTATAGTTATTGCAATTTTAAATCTTCTACAACAAAATAATAGTACTCCACCTTCAATCCTAGGGCATCTTTGTAGTCCTAAAGATGACATCAAACAATCAGGTAACCATTCTAGCTCCGCTCTGCCTGCGCTTTTTAGAATTCCATCGGAATCTCATCCGGTCTGGTCGCTCTACCCCTGCTTATCTTATGCATAACCCCTCTACTTCTTCAAGCTTAATGCGCCTACAGTACCTAAAATCTCGATGGCTCTCAGAGTGATCTGGATCCCCCAACACATCACTCTTGTTCTCCTCTTCAGTCAAGAGTTTGTGAAGTATGTCGGTCAACTTTGTCTGACAAGTTCATCTGCCACCAATACATTGCCCTTCTCATCCTTGGTGCACTTCACTTGGTCTAGATCGCGGGGATGATTAACTTCTCACTTAAAATTTCATTGGCTTGGATTTTATTGATGTTCTTGGCTATTAATCTGCGGTCATTGATGAGACGCCGACATAGATAAGACGATATACCCTTTGTCATGCTTCAATAAAACGAGTCAAGAGGGAAGGGTGTTGAGGAGACCGACACAAAAAGCTCTTCATGTTCTCATTTTGTGAAGAGAAGGAATTTGGATCAATCCTAAGGGAAAGCAAGGGAAAGCAAGTCTCTAGACTCTCTTGAGGTTACTATTATCATAAGTCTTCCCCCTTAATTTTACTATGTCTTTTCGTTTCTTTTCCGACATTTACTATGaccaaatgaaaaataaaagttaagttGTCCCATTGGTCATCATTATACTTCTTCAATTAAGTTCTAATTCATGAATTGATATAAACAACTATTACTGACTGACTGCTAGCCTTGACCACTTAAAAATACTAGTACTCTCTGCTAATGATGACTTTAGTACTCCTGGAAATAAGTCTGGTTGCATTTGTTGCAATTGATCATCATTGGGAGAAGGTGAGCTGTTTGTTTCAAATCTACTCTTCTCCTGGTGTAGAGTTTCTATCCTGGTTTACCtgttaatatttcaaattcGGACACCACCTGTTTTGTCTCTTCCTAGGGTCTTCCGACGGACCCAACTGGAGAACTTCACAGCCTCCGCACCTTTATTCAACAAAATATGGATGTTTGTAAGTGGATTGGCATTGTTGTCATCGTAATACAGGCAGGTTTTCTTTGAACTTGAAGGTCTTCtaagattttattttgtgttcCTTGTTTGTTTTTGAATACCTTCATCCAGATTTCAGATTAGGTGATGCTTCTCGTTAAGGTGGAAATTGAGAGAGTTGGGATTACTAATGTATATGCTGTCTGGAACATGCTTTAGAATAGGTAGAATATgccattattatttttgaaaaggtGTTGCATCAACTTTGACTGATTTTATAGTAATCAACTTACGCCTTTGGCCAAGGAAAGAGGATCAAAAGATCTTGTGTACAGATAGTATGTTTTCTTTTGCTGGGTAAGGGACGTGAAATTCCCTGGTATATACTATATGATACATGCTAAAATTTGTGTTTTATCAACTTATGAGCACGAGTGGTGGACAAGAATGAAAGACATGGTCAAAACAGTTGTAAATCAATCCACTTGTAGTTTTTGGCTTGTGCTCTTGTGATTGATTTAGTATTTTAAAGATTCTTCTAACTGTTCGTTTGGTGTATGGTCCATGTTGTGCTAAAATCTTATTCTTACCATCATTTCCAGGCATTCTCCTTGTTTCTCGCAGTTGTTCTCAGAACTTTGGTTAGTAGCCCTAAACTAAATTATGATATGGAGGGAGATTATGATGTTGTTGGAAGAACAAGGGAGCCACTGCTTGATCCACGTATAAGCCAAACATCTGGGTTGGCTAAAGGTGATGCAAGAGGTGGCCATTCTGACATCTGGAGTTCACGGATGAGGGAAAAGGTAAGTTCTAAAGATGTATAATATATGTCTTGTCATCTTCCATTGAGTTTTCAATGGAATGCATTAAAGGGCATCAATTAGGCTGGTATTTGATTTGCTTAGCAGCCTTCTGGCTAATCTTTGAGgtttaaataaatcatatatatacattaaataaatcatatatatatatatatatatatatatatatatatatatatatatNNNNNNNNNNNNNNNNNNNNNNNNNNNNNNNNNNNNNNNNNNNNNNNNNNNNNNNNNNNNNNNNNNNNNNNNNNNNNNNNNNNNNNNNNNNNNNNNNNNNNNNNNNNNNNNNNNNNNNNNNNNNNNNNNNNNNNNNNNNNNNNNNNNNNNNNNNNNNNNNNNNNNNNNNNNNNNNNNNNNNNNNNNNNNNNNNNNNNNNNNNNNNNNNNNNNNNNNNNNNNNNNNNNNNNNNNNNNNNNNNNNNNNNNNNNNNNNNNNNNNNNNNNNNNNNNNNNNNNNNNNNNNNNNNNNNNNNNNNNNNNNNNNNNNNNNNNNNNNNNNNNNNNNNNNNNNNNNNNNNNNNNNNNNNNNNNNNNNNNNNNNNNNNNNNNNNNNNNNNNNNNNNNNNNNNNNNNNNNNNNNNNNNNNNNNNNNNNNNNNNNNNNNNNNNNNNNNNNNNNNNNNNNNNNNNNNNNNNNNNNNNNNNNNNNNNNNNNNNNNNNNNNNNNNNNNNNNNNNNNNNNatatatatatatatatatatatatatatatatatatatatatatttggtgcAAAAAAGGTGACGGTTATAGAGTCACTGTCTgtcattttttgtaaaaataataaaaatggcGGATAGCATTGCATTTTGAAACGATACCGTCCATCATTTTCTTCCTCGTCATTAGTAATGTATATGAGATTGTTAATTTTGGAACATGTGAACTTACGTGCTTTATTGCAGTGCTGAGTACTTATGAACTTCATCtgctttttcttcttcaacaagaTTATCATATGGGGATAAGGCTGTTTATGTATGTTCTGTTGATCCAGTCTTTACACCAGACCAATTTATATT
The nucleotide sequence above comes from Solanum pennellii chromosome 9, SPENNV200. Encoded proteins:
- the LOC107031413 gene encoding tetraspanin-20, coding for MPTPCCQGFTAFLLKFLNFLQAFIGVSIIIYSAYMLNHWHHHHHNDVHDAQFHNFVSVDVSNSVVSALPELNKNSLPAPWFIYAFMGIGVILCCITCIGHVGAEAVNGCCLCFYSLLMMTLVLLEISLVAFVAIDHHWEKGLPTDPTGELHSLRTFIQQNMDVCKWIGIVVIVIQAFSLFLAVVLRTLVSSPKLNYDMEGDYDVVGRTREPLLDPRISQTSGLAKGDARGGHSDIWSSRMREKYHLDGEARHHIPNPNPS